The Poriferisphaera corsica DNA segment GCGAGTTTATAAAGCTCGCGGCCTTTATCTATTTTAACAGGCGTGCGATTGGTATTAAGAATTTGGGGGAGTGTGTTTAATGTGTGTTGGATTGATGGTATGATTTTGCGTCTAAGATTATTGAATTATTGCTTTGGATTAAATCATAAACGGAGAGACGAGATGAAATTCGGGAGCCTAAAGTGTTGTGTGCTGGGTGTATTGATGTGTGGGGGGTTGGGTATGCAGGTCAGTGGCGCAGAGTTTGAGACGGTTATTTTGAGTGGTGAGGCGGCGGGGGTTGTAGGTAAGACGTTACGGGCGTTTGATCGAGTTGATCTGAACAATCATGGGCAGTTGGTGTTTCAGGCGATTGCGGATGATGACGCGGTTGATGAATTGAAGACGTATGCGAATTATTATGTGGATGTGAGTGGTGGGCATCAACTGATTGACAGCCAGACGAATGATCATGACTGGTCAATGAAAGGTGGGCAGGGGGTTGCTTTTTCGACGCATGCGTATCCGCTATACCGGACGCAACTGAATGATCATGGTGATATCGCATATTTGAAGCTGACGGATGTGTGGAGTGATAATGAACTTCACACTGAAGTCGATGCGCCATTTGAGCTTAGACGAACATCAATTAACGGTTCATTAAATGAAGTGTTAGCGAGCAATCAAACGGAGGTTCCAAGTGCAGGTGGTATGCAGTTGGATCATTATTTGGTGAGTGGTAATTTTCAGCTTCTGAATGATGGCGATGTTACGTTGACGACAAAGGCTGAAGGCTTGAGTGCTGCTGCCTCGGGGCTTGGGATTTATAAAATTGATAGTGAGGGTATTGAAAAATTGATTATGACGGGTGATCCGACTGCAACGAACGGGTTGCCGGGGGAGTTTGGCAGTTTTGTGCTTGCACCTTTGTCTCCACGGTTGGTTTCACTGAATAGAAATGGTGATGTGCTGGTTGCGCATGATGGTTTGACTAATCCGAATGGTCATTTTGGTTGGAATGCGAATGTGACGAAATATGATGCATCAACAGGAGAGTTGGATGCGATTACACGTGTTGGTGATCCTGCGCCGGGGTATGAGGATGGTGCGTATTTATATACAGGTTTTAGAGCGCCGGCGGGGCCTGTCATCAATGATAATGGGACGATGTTTTTAGAGTTTGTGGTTCGAGATCCATCTAATGCGAGTGTGTTTCAAAAGGCGTTGTATATATATGATGAGGATGGGATGACGCGGGTTGCCAATTCGGGTGCATCGGGTGGTGTTGTGGTCGATGATTATGATTTTGAAACATTGACATCCCCTTTTGCGTACAACAATCGTGATCAGTTTATGTTTATGGCGATGCCGGCGATCACGGACCCGGCACTTAGTTTGTATATGGGGAGTAAGTCTGGTTGGGAAGCCGTTGCTGTGATTGGTGAAGCGGCGGCGGGATTTGAATCAGAAGGATATGTTTATCGACAGATTCTTGCGGATCGCGCTTGGCGGGATCAGGAATCAGTGCAGTTAAATGACAATGGTGCGGCGGCGTTTTTGGCTGTGGTTGGCGAGGGGTTTGATAATTTAGAGGTGTTGTATGGCCGGGGAGCTGAGGGTGAGCTTGAAGTGATTGCGTATGAGGGGATGGGATTCGAAGTGATGGCAAATGGTGTGTTAGAAATGCGGGTGATTGAGTCGTTTAATGTGGATCTGTTTGATTTGAACAATCAGAACATGCTGGCGTTTGGGTTGGAGTTTGAGGATGGTAGCTCGGGGATTTTTACGACGATGGTGCCTGAGCCGATGAGTGGGGCGGTGATGGGGATGATGGCATTGGGTGTTTTGGCTAAGCGGCGCCGTGTGGGCTGATTGGTTGTTAGGTGGGTTGATAAAATAGGAAAGTTAGAGCCATGAGTCGATGACTTGTGGCTTTTTTTGTTAGTAAATCGTAAAGCATTCAGTAATGATTTAGATTTGCGGAGACATTGAGTTATAATTGCATCACGATTTAGCCTAATAATTGACAGGAGAGATGCTATGTCCGGGAGTAAGTTTGTTGGTGCAGTTGGTGTGTTGGCGTTATTGACAACAGGTATTGCGAGTGGTGGGGTTTTCGAGACCGTTGTTTTATCAGGTGAGCAATCAACGATTGGCGAGAAAACGCTTAGATCATTCGATGATGTTGATTTGAATAACAATGGGCAGTTGTTGTTTCAAGCGTTGGTTGATGATGAAGAAGCGGATGAGTCG contains these protein-coding regions:
- a CDS encoding DUF7453 family protein, whose product is MKFGSLKCCVLGVLMCGGLGMQVSGAEFETVILSGEAAGVVGKTLRAFDRVDLNNHGQLVFQAIADDDAVDELKTYANYYVDVSGGHQLIDSQTNDHDWSMKGGQGVAFSTHAYPLYRTQLNDHGDIAYLKLTDVWSDNELHTEVDAPFELRRTSINGSLNEVLASNQTEVPSAGGMQLDHYLVSGNFQLLNDGDVTLTTKAEGLSAAASGLGIYKIDSEGIEKLIMTGDPTATNGLPGEFGSFVLAPLSPRLVSLNRNGDVLVAHDGLTNPNGHFGWNANVTKYDASTGELDAITRVGDPAPGYEDGAYLYTGFRAPAGPVINDNGTMFLEFVVRDPSNASVFQKALYIYDEDGMTRVANSGASGGVVVDDYDFETLTSPFAYNNRDQFMFMAMPAITDPALSLYMGSKSGWEAVAVIGEAAAGFESEGYVYRQILADRAWRDQESVQLNDNGAAAFLAVVGEGFDNLEVLYGRGAEGELEVIAYEGMGFEVMANGVLEMRVIESFNVDLFDLNNQNMLAFGLEFEDGSSGIFTTMVPEPMSGAVMGMMALGVLAKRRRVG